In the Nitrospira sp. genome, one interval contains:
- the lipB gene encoding lipoyl(octanoyl) transferase LipB, protein MSETHDSLEPARPATLLCCAPLLYERAWQLQRTYHAARAADRCRDMLLLVEHPPVYTVGRTTQDHHWPAGDQLMQQTGIPVVRTERGGSITYHGPGQAVGYPILRLTDYCAGPKAYVRRLEDVLIATLGEWAIQGRRREGLPGVWVGDDQPLKIASIGVRISQGVTMHGFALNVSLDLAPFSSIIPCGIAGCRVTSMAALLGCAPEMAAVQQHIAAHFAERFHLTWVDTLGADSIEMLGEPPDDLGPAPIAASFIAKERLHD, encoded by the coding sequence ATGTCGGAGACACACGACTCGCTTGAGCCCGCGCGGCCCGCAACCTTGCTCTGCTGCGCCCCGCTCCTCTATGAACGGGCCTGGCAACTACAGCGGACTTACCATGCGGCTCGGGCGGCGGATCGATGCCGAGACATGCTGCTCCTTGTTGAGCATCCACCCGTCTATACCGTTGGGCGCACGACTCAGGACCATCATTGGCCGGCAGGTGATCAACTGATGCAGCAGACCGGCATTCCGGTCGTGCGAACTGAGCGGGGTGGGTCGATCACCTACCACGGACCGGGGCAGGCAGTCGGTTACCCTATTCTCCGCCTGACAGACTATTGCGCAGGACCGAAAGCCTATGTCCGCCGCCTGGAGGACGTGTTGATCGCAACCTTGGGTGAGTGGGCAATCCAGGGTCGGCGACGCGAAGGGTTACCCGGTGTGTGGGTCGGTGACGACCAGCCGCTCAAGATTGCGTCCATCGGCGTGCGGATCTCGCAGGGCGTCACCATGCACGGATTTGCACTGAATGTCAGTCTGGATCTCGCGCCGTTCTCGTCCATCATTCCCTGCGGCATCGCCGGGTGCCGTGTCACGTCGATGGCCGCCCTCTTGGGCTGCGCACCCGAGATGGCCGCCGTCCAACAGCACATTGCCGCCCACTTTGCCGAACGGTTTCATCTGACCTGGGTTGACACCTTGGGGGCTGACTCCATCGAGATGCTCGGAGAACCGCCCGACGACCTCGGCCCCGCGCCCATCGCTGCGTCATTCATTGCCAAGGAGCGCCTTCATGACTGA